A window of the Aspergillus flavus chromosome 6, complete sequence genome harbors these coding sequences:
- a CDS encoding monocarboxylate transporter — translation MSLRPPAAIRRPSSNVDGISHELSRVSSDIGRNEQLDSHGQVLLSNEWDKKEGWPVVAAGSAIFFVYLGLVYSYGIVQLHLADAHLASASTLSFIGSLGAAMSPLMGMIVARIIKRIGYRFTAFIGSIFLGLGEFTAGWSTQSVPAMFATQGLLFGIGAAMLFLPAATVPSLWFKKKRGLATGLVYGGAGLGSAVIAISLEELISVTGLEGALKILGGMAWGICIPASYFLKAPSGSARAVSSIQWRLLRSLRFILMLLMGAIATFPLFVPPFLLPLYISSIGFSSRVAASILAAWNFASALGRIGMGFGADIFLGPVNSMILSLTVIGVSAMALWPFASSLGLLIFFAIINGMGSGGFFSLMPVVVGAVFGDGQLANIMSMLSTSWTFGYFLGSPIAGYLLDAYGGTDAGLAAFRPAIFYAGSLTLASAGLLLSVRLMMNRKIFARV, via the exons ATGAGCCTACGACCGCCTGCCGCCATACGCCGTCCTTCCAGCAACGTGGATGGCATTTCCCACGAGTTGTCACGGGTCAGCAGCGACATTGGACGTAATGAACAGCTAGATTCCCATGGCCAGGTTTTACTGAGCAACGAATGGGACAAAAAGGAAGGCTGGCCTGTTGTTGCAGCCGGATCAGCCATATTCTTTGTGTATCTTGGTTTGGTATACTCCTATGGCATTGTGCAACTTCATCTTGCCGATGCGCATCTCGCTAGCGCCTCGACCTTGTCGTTCATCGGGTCCCTGGGGGCAGCCATGTCTCCTCTCATGGGAATGATAGTAGCTCGGATTATCAAGCGCATCGGCTACAGATTCACTGCCTTCATTGGGAGCATATTTCTGGGTCTTGGAGAGTTCACTGCGGGCTGGTCAACGCAATCAGTTCCTGCCATGTTTGCCACACAGGGACTTCTTTTTGGCATTGGAGCTGCGATGCTCTTCTTG CCGGCGGCAACAGTGCCGTCCCTATGgttcaaaaagaaacgagGACTAGCAACTGGTCTTGTCTATGGCGGTGCTGGGCTAGGTTCTGCTGTGATTGCGATTTCACTAGAAGAGCTGATTAGCGTGACTGGGCTAGAGGGAGCTTTGAAAATACTCGGAGGCATGGCATGGGGTATTTGCATCCCAGCATCCTACTTCCTCAAAGCGCCCTCAGGAAGCGCGCGTGCCGTGTCGAGCATACAATG GCGTCTCCTCCGTAGTCTAAGGTTCATTCTCATGCTACTCATGGGTGCCATCGCAACCTTCCCTCTCTTTGTCCCTCCGTTCCTACTGCCACTTTACATCTCATCGATCGGTTTCTCCAGCCGAGTGGCTGCATCTATACTCGCAGCATGGAACTTTGCCTCTGCCCTCGGTCGTATCGGAATGGGCTTTGGGGCTGATATCTTCCTCGGCCCGGTCAATAGCATGATCCTCTCGCTCACTGTTATCGGCGTGAGTGCAATGGCCCTCTGGCCGTTCGCATCCTCTCTCGGACTTCTTATTTTCTTCGCGATTATCAATGGAATGGGCTCCGGTGGTTTCTTCAGTCTCATGCCTGTCGTCGTCGGCGCGGTGTTTGGGGATGGGCAGCTCGCGAATATTATGTCTATGTTGTCGACATCCTGGACTTTTGGGTATTTTCTG GGGTCGCCTATCGCTGGATACCTGCTAGATGCTTACGGCGGCACAGACGCCGGCCTTGCTGCGTTTCGGCCCGCAATCTTTTATGCTGGATCGCTGACCCTGGCGAGCGCGGGCTTGCTTTTGTCTGTTCGACTGATGATGAACAGAAAGATATTTGCGAGAGTCTAA
- a CDS encoding putative L-amino acid oxidase (flavin-containing amine oxidase) yields the protein MNVGIVGAGISGLYIALSLQRQGHNVTVFEATPRIGGRIYTHRFQPLNEGEDVYFEAGAMRIPRSPLHDRVFHFVQYLNTYGKPEDQVELIPYVIEHENNIAYVHGHKADLSDTEHGSRLGIPQPYRGKSARELLGEVVTPWLQLLERDFDKGFAEIMKYDMLSFRSYLALVQQWPHEVIDFVELMTSQTNQYDLSFVEIIMQNLDFNVREWFTVGHGMSRLTQGAAKLVGLQNIHTSSPVDRLIENPDGRITLHAHGPIPFTGTFDKVVLAIPPAALQGIRERPTWSFMKEQAIRSAHFEPLYKIGLHFRTRFWEQLNAPSFGGQSATDLRFRWIVYPSNDLGTSGSGVLLLYCWMNDAYRIQSVPRDQRVRLALHDLQRFFADTGVDIYSQYVDSFDICWSNEYVTGDAMFLPGQFSRFHRVAAKPEGNIHFAGEHLSRHHTWISGAMESAQKAVQEISGEVDARPLGEEEYTRQFVKAIETPPRRVDAIPEHERQILSRL from the coding sequence ATGAATGTGGGTATTGTTGGAGCTGGGATATCCGGTCTCTATATCGCACTGTCTCTTCAACGGCAGGGACATAATGTCACGGTATTCGAAGCCACTCCCAGGATAGGAGGCCGGATTTACACGCATCGATTTCAGCCGCTCAACGAGGGCGAAGATGTTTACTTTGAAGCGGGAGCTATGCGAATTCCTCGCTCCCCATTACATGATCGCGTTTTTCACTTTGTCCAGTATCTGAACACGTACGGCAAGCCTGAGGATCAAGTCGAGCTGATCCCCTATGTAATCGAGCACGAGAACAACATCGCATACGTTCACGGCCACAAAGCAGACCTCAGTGACACCGAGCATGGATCTCGCCTAGGGATCCCCCAGCCTTACCGAGGAAAGTCCGCGCGGGAGCTCCTGGGTGAGGTTGTCACGCCGTGGCTGCAGCTTTTAGAGAGAGACTTCGACAAGGGGTTTGCCGAGATCATGAAGTACGATATGCTCTCTTTCCGGAGCTATCTGGCTTTAGTCCAGCAATGGCCACACGAGGTAATTGACTTTGTCGAACTGATGACGAGTCAGACGAACCAATATGACCTGAGCTTCGTGGAAATTATTATGCAGAATTTAGACTTCAATGTTCGCGAGTGGTTCACCGTCGGTCATGGTATGTCCCGTCTCACGCAAGGGGCAGCCAAGCTTGTGGGTCTGCAGAACATCCACACCAGCTCTCCCGTCGATCGTCTCATCGAGAACCCCGATGGCCGCATCACCCTCCACGCGCATGGGCCCATCCCTTTCACCGGTACCTTCGACAAGGTCGTCCTGGCCATCCCCCCAGCCGCCCTTCAGGGCATCCGGGAACGCCCAACCTGGAGCTTCATGAAAGAGCAAGCGATTCGCAGCGCCCATTTCGAACCATTATATAAGATCGGACTACACTTCCGCACGCGATTCTGGGAACAGCTCAATGCTCCGTCGTTCGGAGGCCAGAGCGCCACCGACCTTCGGTTCCGATGGATTGTCTACCCGTCCAACGATCTAGGGACCTCGGGATCGGGAGTGCTCCTCCTCTACTGCTGGATGAACGACGCATACCGCATCCAGTCAGTGCCGCGCGATCAACGCGTCAGACTGGCGCTGCATGACCTGCAGCGCTTCTTCGCGGACACGGGCGTTGATATCTATAGCCAGTATGTGGATTCCTTCGACATCTGCTGGAGCAATGAGTATGTGACGGGTGATGCAATGTTTCTTCCTGGCCAGTTCAGTCGCTTCCATCGCGTGGCTGCAAAGCCAGAGGGTAACATTCACTTTGCTGGGGAACACTTAAGTCGACATCATACGTGGATATCCGGTGCCATGGAATCGGCGCAAAAGGCCGTTCAGGAGATATCGGGGGAGGTGGATGCGAGACCtctgggagaggaagagtaCACCCGGCAATTCGTGAAGGCGATCGAGACGCCGCCGCGCCGTGTGGATGCGATACCAGAACATGAGAGACAGATTTTATCCCGACTATAG
- a CDS encoding MFS multidrug transporter → MNSVEEQPKPASADAMFPTGDHLVLDVKENPKTWPTTKKWVCTTIVVMMTATVAWCSSIYTAALPDIMQDLGCSQIVATLGVTTFLLGFGFGSLLFAPLSEIWGRTQIFRLTMGLFVAFQIGCALAPNITSLIIFRFFAGFFGSPTVSNSGGSITDLWPQSNRSVPMACFSAASFLGPVFAPVVGGFISQYAPWRWNFWVVLILSGVVYVAVLFFLPETYPTKLLYDKARRLGRENEIGQPQVCQQLRSSLTRPWLMLFTEPILFLLSLYMAFIYGILYLDFTAYPIVYKETRDWSPGMAGLSFLGIGVGMTLATIGSPYINVIHRHFVLRLGPNPEARLPHLIILAWLIPISLFWFGWSAKPPTHWICGIIAGAPFGFAIIPLFLGIMAYLTDCYGPYGASALAANGVLRSIFGAVFPLFAQDMYKGLGVSWATSVLGFVSLAMTPLPWMFYRYGPRIRARSKYHQKTAADPWD, encoded by the exons ATGAATTCAGTTGAAGAGCAACCAAAACCTGCATCTGCTGATGCAATGTTTCCCACGGGAGACCACCTTGTGTTGGATGTGAAAGAAAACCCGAAGACATGGCCCACAACTAAGAAGT GGGTCTGCACCACCattgtggtgatgatgacggcGACCGTGGCCTGGTGCTCCAGCATCTACACCGCTGCCCTTCCGGATATTATGCAAGACTTGGGATGCTCGCAGATTGTGGCGACCCTTGGAGTGACGACTTTTCTCTTGGGCTTTGGCTTTGGATCTCTATTGTTTGCGCCGCTCTCTGAGATCTG GGGCCGAACTCAAATCTTTCGCTTGACAATGGGCCTGTTTGTAGCCTTTCAGATCGGCTGTGCATTAGCGCCCAACATCACctctctcatcatcttccgcttcttcgcCGGCTTCTTCGGTTCTCCCACCGTCAGCAACTCGGGTGGCTCCATCACTGACCTCTGGCCCCAGAGCAATCGCTCCGTGCCTATGGCCTGCTTCTCTGCAGCCAGCTTCTTAGGCCCTGTCTTTGCCCCAGTGGTGGGTGGATTCATCTCGCAGTACGCGCCCTGGCGCTGGAACTTTTGGGTGGTACTCATCCTCAGCGGTGTAGTCTACGTTGctgtcttgttcttcctgCCCGAAACGTATCCAACCAAGCTTCTTTATGACAAGGCCCGGCGTCTGGGCCGTGAGAATGAGATTGGACAGCCCCAAGTCTGCCAGCAGCTGCGCAGCAGTCTGACTCGCCCGTGGCTCATGCTCTTTACGGAGCCCATTCTCTTCCTGCTTTCTCTGTACATGGCCTTCATCTATGGTATCCTCTACCTAGACTTTACCGCTTACCCGATCGTCTATAAGGAGACGCGAGACTGGAGTCCCGGGATGGCCGGCCTCTCATTTCTCGGGATCGGCGTCGGCATGACCTTAGCAACCATAGGCTCTCCTTACATCAACGTAATCCACCGTCACTTTGTGCTTCGTCTCGGACCCAATCCAGAGGCTCGCCTGCCCCATCTGATTATCCTCGCCTGGCTTATCCCCATCAGTCTGTTCTGGTTCGGCTGGTCCGCCAAACCTCCGACCCACTGGATCTGCGGGATCATCGCCGGCGCCCCATTTGGGTTCGCGATCATCCCTCTCTTCTTGGGCATCATGGCTTACCTGACAGACTGTTATGGACCCTACGGCGCTAGTGCTCTGGCTGCGAATGGTGTCTTGCGATCCATCTTTGGTGCTGTGTTCCCACTTTTCGCCCAAGACATGTACAAGGGCCTGGGGGTCTCATGGGCTACCAGTGTCCTGGGTTTCGTCTCCCTCGCGATGACACCACTGCCGTGGATGTTCTATCGGTACGGACCACGCATTCGCGCCCGGAGCAAATATCACCAGAAGACAGCCGCAGACCCATGGGATTAG